The Lysobacter panacisoli genome includes a window with the following:
- a CDS encoding TetR/AcrR family transcriptional regulator codes for MSPKAPSAPRKSPGRPSKGRAPGRPGPDSPDLRARLLDAAIACFVREGIAATPLRAIAVEAGVTPALLHYYFGDKEQLKEAVISERVLPAFNQLREPLLNAGDDVCGLVAGFVNGVGRLVAAHPWLPPLWVREVLCEGGALRDVLFERIGPQLPQMMTARFARAQARGEINEDLDPRLLMVSLVGLTLFPAAGAPIWRRLLQADDLDFDALRRHTLALLDRGLGMG; via the coding sequence ATGAGTCCGAAAGCCCCGTCCGCCCCGCGTAAAAGCCCCGGTCGTCCGTCGAAAGGCCGCGCCCCCGGCCGCCCCGGTCCCGACAGTCCCGATCTGCGCGCGCGCCTGCTCGACGCCGCCATCGCGTGCTTCGTCCGCGAGGGCATCGCGGCGACGCCGCTGCGCGCGATCGCGGTGGAAGCGGGCGTCACGCCGGCCCTGCTCCACTACTACTTCGGCGACAAGGAACAGCTGAAGGAGGCGGTCATCTCCGAGCGAGTGCTGCCCGCATTCAACCAGTTGCGCGAGCCGCTGCTGAACGCCGGCGACGACGTGTGCGGGCTGGTCGCGGGCTTCGTCAACGGCGTCGGCCGGCTGGTCGCCGCGCATCCGTGGCTGCCGCCGCTGTGGGTGCGTGAGGTGTTGTGCGAAGGCGGCGCGCTGCGCGACGTGCTGTTCGAGCGCATCGGCCCGCAACTGCCGCAGATGATGACCGCGCGCTTCGCGCGGGCGCAGGCACGCGGCGAAATCAACGAAGACCTCGACCCGCGTCTGCTGATGGTGTCGCTGGTCGGACTCACGCTGTTCCCCGCAGCAGGCGCGCCGATCTGGCGTCGTCTGCTGCAGGCGGACGATCTCGACTTCGACGCGCTGCGCCGGCACACCCTCGCGTTGCTGGATCGCGGCCTGGGCATGGGCTGA
- a CDS encoding amidohydrolase: MRKLALAVSAALVAMSGTAFAAKVTVLSAAKIHTLDTAHPAAQAMAYDDGGRILALGDTATLLRSYPKAQRLDLGAATVIPGLIDAHAHVAGLGMTMLSADLVGAQSKEEVLQRLQAFAKQLPDGAWLIGRGWDQNDWPEKRFPSAADLDAAFPDRPVWLERIDGHAGWANTAAMRAVTRDLSGEWQPDGGRIERGASKRPTGIFVDGAMALVDQARPPLDEATAERALSLGMQAAVEHGLTGVHDAGVSLAELKRYQRLADRGAMPLRITAMADGNGEALASLCSTGLYRHKSGRLQMRTVKLYADGALGSRGAAMLQEYSDDHGNLGLMVMSPEQIAVAVDKAKRCGVQVATHAIGDRGNRVVLEIYAKALGNDAATDHRWRIEHAQVLSKQDLPRLAQLHVIASMQPTHATSDMPWAEDRVGAERIIGAYAWRRLRDSGARLALGSDFPVESVDPRFGLYAAATRTDAQGLPAGGWYPQEKLTAFEALRGFTLDAAYAGFAEAEVGSLEAGKRADFVVLTQDPLGIDPGKLRDVTVQATYVDGKAVYTAK; encoded by the coding sequence ATGCGCAAGCTCGCGTTGGCCGTGTCGGCGGCCCTGGTGGCGATGTCGGGAACCGCGTTTGCGGCGAAGGTCACAGTGCTCAGCGCCGCGAAGATCCACACCCTCGACACGGCGCATCCCGCCGCGCAGGCGATGGCCTACGACGACGGCGGTCGCATCCTCGCGCTGGGCGATACCGCCACGCTGCTGAGGTCCTACCCGAAGGCGCAGCGACTGGACCTGGGCGCGGCCACGGTGATTCCTGGCCTGATCGACGCACACGCGCATGTGGCCGGGCTCGGCATGACCATGCTCAGCGCGGATCTGGTCGGGGCGCAGAGCAAGGAAGAGGTCCTGCAGCGCCTGCAGGCGTTCGCGAAGCAGTTGCCCGATGGCGCATGGCTGATCGGTCGTGGCTGGGACCAGAACGACTGGCCCGAGAAGCGCTTCCCGAGCGCGGCCGATCTCGACGCGGCCTTCCCCGATCGTCCGGTCTGGCTGGAACGCATCGATGGCCACGCCGGTTGGGCCAACACCGCCGCGATGCGCGCGGTGACGCGCGATCTCTCCGGCGAGTGGCAGCCCGACGGCGGCCGCATCGAACGCGGCGCGTCGAAGCGTCCGACCGGCATCTTCGTCGACGGCGCGATGGCGCTGGTCGACCAGGCCCGTCCACCGCTCGATGAAGCCACCGCCGAACGCGCGCTGTCGCTGGGCATGCAAGCCGCCGTCGAGCATGGCCTCACCGGCGTGCACGACGCCGGCGTGAGCCTGGCCGAACTCAAGCGCTACCAGCGCCTGGCCGATCGCGGCGCGATGCCGTTGCGCATCACCGCGATGGCGGACGGCAACGGCGAAGCGCTGGCGTCGCTGTGCAGCACCGGCCTGTATCGCCACAAGTCCGGGCGCCTGCAGATGCGCACGGTGAAGCTGTACGCCGACGGCGCGCTCGGCAGTCGCGGCGCGGCGATGCTGCAGGAATACAGCGACGACCACGGCAACCTTGGCCTGATGGTGATGTCGCCCGAGCAGATCGCCGTCGCGGTCGACAAGGCCAAGCGCTGCGGCGTGCAGGTCGCCACGCATGCGATCGGCGACCGAGGCAACCGCGTCGTGCTCGAAATCTACGCCAAGGCGCTCGGCAACGACGCTGCGACCGACCACCGCTGGCGCATCGAACACGCTCAGGTTCTGTCGAAGCAGGACCTGCCGCGCCTGGCGCAACTGCACGTGATCGCCTCGATGCAGCCCACGCACGCGACCAGCGACATGCCGTGGGCGGAAGACCGCGTGGGCGCGGAGCGCATCATCGGCGCGTACGCATGGCGCCGGTTGCGCGACAGTGGCGCGCGCCTGGCGCTGGGTTCGGATTTCCCGGTCGAATCGGTCGATCCACGCTTCGGTCTTTATGCCGCCGCGACGCGCACCGACGCGCAGGGACTGCCGGCCGGCGGGTGGTATCCGCAGGAGAAGCTCACCGCGTTCGAAGCGCTGCGCGGCTTCACCCTCGACGCTGCCTACGCCGGCTTCGCGGAGGCGGAAGTCGGCAGCCTGGAAGCCGGCAAGCGCGCGGATTTCGTCGTGCTGACGCAGGACCCGCTGGGCATCGATCCGGGCAAGCTGCGCGATGTCACCGTGCAGGCGACCTACGTGGACGGCAAGGCGGTCTACACGGCGAAGTGA
- a CDS encoding HlyD family efflux transporter periplasmic adaptor subunit encodes MDMARHTPRVLALALSAFALVGCGNEQPQALGTLEWDRIALPAPASEKIVRIDVREGQQVKAGTRLLQLELTRTQSQLDALQAQARQAGDVLAELEAGPRSEEIARARAALAAAQAEAADARAYYTRLQPLGRQRLVAASDVDRARAAAGNAEAQVRAAQAALLELERGTRIEQIAQGRSALAAAQAQAAVEAVTLEKLDLIAPRAGVIDSLPYRLGDQAPVGAPLAVMLVGDKPYARVYVPEPIRANVQVGSDARVFLDGRDQALPGRVRMIRNEPSFTPYYALTGKDAARLSYLAEVEITGGDSAKLPAGVPVRVEFAARGK; translated from the coding sequence ATGGACATGGCACGACACACCCCTCGCGTTCTCGCCCTTGCGCTGAGCGCATTCGCGCTGGTCGGCTGCGGTAACGAGCAACCACAGGCGCTGGGCACGCTGGAATGGGACCGCATCGCGTTGCCCGCGCCAGCGTCGGAGAAGATCGTCCGCATCGACGTGCGCGAAGGCCAGCAGGTCAAGGCGGGAACCCGCCTGCTGCAGCTGGAGCTGACGCGCACGCAGTCGCAACTGGATGCCCTGCAGGCGCAGGCGCGACAGGCCGGCGACGTGCTGGCCGAACTCGAAGCCGGACCGCGCAGCGAGGAAATCGCGCGCGCGCGCGCGGCACTCGCCGCCGCGCAGGCCGAAGCCGCCGATGCGCGAGCGTATTACACGCGCCTGCAACCGCTCGGCCGCCAGCGCCTCGTCGCCGCGTCCGACGTCGACCGCGCCCGCGCCGCCGCCGGCAACGCCGAAGCGCAGGTCCGCGCCGCGCAGGCCGCGCTGCTCGAACTCGAACGCGGCACGCGCATCGAACAGATCGCGCAGGGACGTTCCGCGCTCGCCGCGGCGCAGGCACAGGCCGCGGTCGAAGCGGTCACGCTGGAGAAGCTCGACCTGATCGCGCCACGCGCCGGCGTCATCGACAGCCTGCCGTACCGGCTCGGCGACCAGGCCCCGGTGGGTGCGCCGCTCGCGGTGATGCTGGTGGGCGACAAGCCCTACGCGCGCGTGTACGTCCCCGAACCGATCCGCGCGAACGTGCAGGTCGGCAGCGACGCGCGCGTGTTCCTCGATGGCCGCGACCAAGCGCTGCCCGGTCGCGTGCGCATGATCCGCAATGAACCCAGCTTCACGCCGTACTACGCGCTCACCGGCAAGGACGCGGCGCGGCTGAGTTACCTCGCCGAAGTGGAAATCACCGGTGGCGATTCCGCGAAACTGCCTGCCGGCGTGCCGGTGCGGGTCGAGTTCGCGGCGCGGGGGAAGTAA
- a CDS encoding ABC transporter permease has product MSLRRLFAIVTKELRQMRRDRITLAMIVGIPVMQLVLFGYAINLNLRGLETGIADQANTAGSRAVVMDMVATGVIDPSVTASTPQELMEHLRRGEISVGIVIPPDFERRRYEGREAVQVLVDGSDTVVQSAAVQLAQLPLDNRATANTRPARDGTGQLAVGQISVVAFYNPERRSPINIVPGLIGVILTMTMVLFTGVAIVRERERGNMELLIATPLSRSELMIGKVLPYAAIGLVQTTVILLLGVWLFEVPIRGSLLDVYFAAVLLIFANLTLGLLISTKARSQFQAMQMTFFVFLPSILLSGFMFPFAGMPKVVQWLAEVLPLTHFLRLIRGIMLRGAGLLELWPEVLALLAFTTVMMTAAILRFRKRLD; this is encoded by the coding sequence ATGAGCCTGCGCCGCCTGTTCGCGATCGTGACGAAGGAGCTTCGCCAGATGCGCCGCGACCGCATCACCCTGGCGATGATCGTCGGCATCCCGGTGATGCAGCTTGTGCTGTTCGGCTATGCGATCAACCTCAATCTGCGCGGCCTCGAAACCGGCATCGCCGACCAGGCCAATACCGCCGGCTCGCGCGCGGTGGTGATGGACATGGTCGCCACCGGTGTGATCGATCCGAGCGTCACCGCGAGCACGCCGCAGGAACTGATGGAACACCTGCGTCGTGGCGAGATCAGCGTCGGCATCGTGATCCCGCCGGATTTCGAGCGTCGCCGATACGAGGGCCGCGAAGCCGTGCAGGTGCTGGTCGACGGCAGCGACACGGTGGTGCAGAGCGCGGCGGTGCAACTCGCGCAATTGCCGCTGGACAATCGCGCCACCGCGAACACGCGCCCGGCGCGCGACGGCACCGGGCAGCTCGCGGTCGGACAGATCAGCGTGGTGGCGTTCTACAACCCGGAGCGGCGCTCACCGATCAACATCGTGCCGGGCCTGATCGGCGTGATCCTGACCATGACGATGGTGCTGTTCACCGGCGTCGCCATCGTGCGCGAACGCGAGCGCGGCAACATGGAACTGCTGATCGCCACGCCGTTGTCGCGCTCGGAGCTGATGATCGGCAAGGTCCTGCCTTATGCCGCGATCGGCCTGGTGCAGACCACGGTGATCCTGCTGCTGGGCGTGTGGCTGTTCGAGGTACCGATACGCGGCAGCCTGCTCGACGTCTACTTCGCCGCGGTGCTGCTGATCTTCGCCAACCTCACTCTGGGCCTGCTGATCTCGACCAAGGCGCGCTCGCAGTTCCAGGCGATGCAGATGACGTTCTTCGTGTTCCTGCCGTCGATCCTGCTGTCGGGATTCATGTTCCCGTTCGCGGGCATGCCGAAGGTGGTGCAGTGGCTGGCCGAGGTCCTGCCCCTGACCCATTTCCTGCGGCTGATACGCGGGATCATGCTGCGCGGCGCCGGCCTGCTGGAATTGTGGCCGGAGGTGCTGGCACTGCTGGCGTTCACCACGGTGATGATGACGGCCGCGATCCTGCGCTTCCGCAAGCGGTTGGACTGA
- a CDS encoding PhoH family protein, producing MTRTTSEFVLEPAETERLANLSGPFDGHLRMIELRLGVEIANRGNIFRIVGPQDAVGKAERLLRDLWRDAAEETLTEPSIHLRLTEIDADNVANDDAEPQEVAIRVKRGTIRGRGINQAKYLHAIATHDINFGIGPAGTGKTFLAVASAVEALNEARVQRLVLVRPAVEAGEKLGFLPGDLTQKVDPYLRPLYDALYEMLGVEKVVKLLEKNVIEIAPLAYMRGRTLNDAYVILDEAQNTTIEQMKMFLTRIGYGSTAVVTGDLTQIDLPKHQKSGLKDALDVLRNVNGISFTFFESRDVVRHPLVARIVNAYDARDAQDAATGPSA from the coding sequence ATGACCCGAACCACGTCCGAATTCGTCCTTGAGCCGGCCGAAACCGAGCGCCTGGCCAACCTCAGCGGCCCCTTCGACGGCCACCTGCGCATGATCGAACTGCGCCTGGGTGTCGAGATCGCCAATCGCGGCAACATCTTCCGCATCGTCGGACCGCAGGACGCGGTCGGCAAGGCGGAACGGCTGCTGCGCGACCTTTGGCGCGATGCCGCCGAAGAAACGCTGACCGAACCATCGATCCACCTGCGCCTGACCGAGATCGACGCCGACAACGTCGCCAACGACGACGCCGAACCGCAGGAAGTCGCGATCCGCGTCAAGCGCGGAACCATCCGCGGACGCGGCATCAACCAGGCGAAGTACCTGCACGCGATCGCCACGCACGACATCAACTTCGGCATCGGCCCGGCCGGCACCGGCAAGACGTTCCTCGCGGTCGCCAGCGCGGTGGAAGCGCTGAACGAAGCGCGCGTGCAGCGGCTGGTACTCGTACGCCCCGCGGTCGAGGCCGGCGAGAAGCTCGGTTTCCTGCCGGGCGATCTGACCCAGAAGGTCGACCCCTATCTTCGTCCGCTCTACGACGCGCTGTACGAGATGCTCGGCGTCGAGAAGGTCGTCAAGCTGCTCGAGAAGAACGTCATCGAGATCGCGCCGCTGGCTTACATGCGCGGACGAACGCTTAACGATGCGTATGTGATCCTCGACGAAGCGCAGAACACCACGATCGAGCAGATGAAGATGTTCCTGACCCGCATCGGCTACGGCAGCACCGCCGTGGTGACCGGCGACCTGACCCAGATCGACCTGCCCAAGCACCAGAAGTCCGGCCTCAAGGACGCACTGGACGTGCTGCGCAACGTCAACGGCATCAGCTTCACCTTCTTCGAATCGCGCGACGTCGTGCGCCACCCGCTGGTGGCGCGCATCGTCAACGCCTACGACGCGCGCGACGCGCAGGACGCGGCCACCGGCCCGTCCGCCTGA
- a CDS encoding ABC transporter ATP-binding protein, producing the protein MRARGLTKRFGELVAVDHVDLSVPRANVYGFLGPNGSGKTTTIRMLCGLLTPTQGDVEVLGLRIPEQAEELRRRIGYMTQKFSLFEDLTVRENLEFLAAVQDIPRAQAARRIDELVVQYHFQDRQKQLAGTMSGGQKQRLALAGAVIQDPELLFLDEPTSAVDPESRRDFWEKLFDLADAGTTILVSTHYMDEAERCHRIAILDRGVLVADGTPDELTRALGGRTVEVLAAQPRKAQQLLVNVPGVLSVAQIGNTLRVLNERDGDAAERLRRALADAGLEAQVEPSHPNLEDVFVSSTRGRAEPAQERAA; encoded by the coding sequence ATCCGCGCGCGCGGGCTGACCAAGCGCTTCGGCGAACTGGTCGCGGTAGATCACGTCGACCTCAGCGTCCCGCGCGCGAACGTCTACGGCTTCCTTGGCCCGAACGGGTCCGGCAAGACCACCACGATCCGCATGCTGTGCGGTCTGCTCACGCCGACGCAGGGCGATGTCGAAGTGCTCGGCCTGCGCATCCCGGAGCAGGCGGAGGAGCTGCGTCGCCGCATCGGCTACATGACCCAGAAGTTCTCGCTGTTCGAGGACCTCACCGTGCGCGAGAACCTGGAATTCCTTGCCGCTGTGCAGGACATTCCGCGCGCACAGGCTGCGCGGCGCATCGACGAACTCGTCGTGCAGTACCACTTCCAGGATCGCCAGAAGCAACTCGCCGGCACGATGAGCGGCGGCCAGAAGCAGCGCCTCGCGCTGGCCGGTGCGGTTATCCAGGATCCCGAGCTGCTGTTCCTCGACGAACCGACCAGCGCGGTCGATCCGGAATCGCGGCGCGATTTCTGGGAGAAGCTCTTCGACCTCGCCGATGCTGGCACGACCATCCTCGTCTCCACGCACTACATGGACGAAGCCGAGCGGTGCCACCGCATCGCCATCCTCGACCGTGGCGTACTCGTCGCCGACGGAACGCCCGACGAGCTGACGCGCGCGCTGGGCGGACGCACCGTGGAAGTGCTGGCCGCACAACCGCGCAAGGCGCAACAACTTCTGGTCAACGTGCCGGGCGTGCTCAGCGTGGCGCAGATCGGCAATACGCTGCGCGTGCTCAACGAGCGCGACGGCGATGCGGCGGAACGCCTGCGCAGAGCGCTCGCCGACGCGGGGCTGGAAGCGCAGGTCGAGCCGTCGCATCCGAACCTCGAAGATGTGTTCGTTTCCTCCACGCGCGGTCGCGCCGAGCCGGCGCAGGAGCGCGCCGCATGA